In Cyprinus carpio isolate SPL01 unplaced genomic scaffold, ASM1834038v1 S000006607, whole genome shotgun sequence, the genomic window gccactccacactgcagctgtctgcacaccacatgagcatctttaatatcccaggagtcatcacacactgtcccccatgagccTCTGTGAAAAACCTcccagcctccctgcacagtctccccccagaacccaccagcctgatggacccccgacctgatattcagagacagaaaaacacattattgatcaTGAACAACTGAAGAATCTGCCCAGATGTTGTTCCTCTCACCGATgcaggtgattgacagctgttgtgtggagctgcagttgagagtttgtggagagctgcagttccccagatgagcttcactcccagagcactggaagcccATCAAacactcatgactgtgttcaggactggatgaagaggagccGTAGAAGTTAagcacagagccacagcccagctgtctgcagaccacagaggattcagtgagactccaggagtccagcagaactctcctccagacctgatggatgaaaacttccaccttcccctcacactgtctctctccagacaaccgcaccagaccgtcatgaagagccagagaggaatCTGAGTGAAAGATctgacattttactaaaatactgCAAATGTGTTAAAGACCACTGAGGAAATTTTGCATTATAAACATGCTTTatatcattattacattttacataattaatttcaaaaactAAATCACACAAGCATTAATCAAAAGACTGAAATGTACATGTATTGGAAacaaatattgtatattgtacatGGTTGAGTCTCTCAGAAGCATAATATTAGTAAATCTCACAGTAATATGGACTCaccagagcagatgactccaacatctcgactatgagaacattcagctcgactccatgaagagatggaacattctgagagttttcTTTCGttcccgtcacaatcaaacacatcagtcCAGATTTCATCAGttccctctccaaaccagtctgatcccacaacagacacagcaatcccacaattcagctgtctacagaggacactggcagctctcatatcccagcatgcatcacacactgtgccccattTACTGAAGTACTGACGTTCAACTCGACCAGAACAGATGTCAGGACCGTTTACCAGCctgagatcagtgtaacctgGATAGGAAATTAAAACGTATTTAAACAAGACATAACAGGATAGTTTAGAGGGAAGAactgattgtttatttttattgctgttgttgtattaCCATTCATAATGCATAACATGCTCATTAGAAATGTTGAACAATTGGATTTTAGTATATTTAGCGATTAAAATGTTGGATTTGATTTATTAACTGACAGGATAAACAGTGACATTTTACCAGAACATATCAGTCCCACATTGTTGTCTTGAGAGCACTTTGTGTCATTTGAAGTTGGACATAATCGAATGAGtaattcatttcctctgcactgaatctcttgtgtccacatctgagtgccTCCTTtaccaaaagcagctgctcccagcacctgtacaggagccccacagtccagctctctacacacaacctctgcatcctgctggtcaaaggcagcGGCACACACTGTGTACCATGTGTTCCCATAAAGCacctctaacctcccagagcacaGGTGAGGTCCATCAGCAAGTCTTGTAAATCGTCCATAGTTTATGGTTTCTACATATTTGCATAAAAGATAAAACCAATTTAATTAGAGACATGCTGAGTGAAGCTGTCTTACTGTGAATGTTACAAACAAACAACGACTGTGAGTGATTAAGTCTATCCTTCGATtgaatattgtaattaaaaaactGGGTCATTTCAGCATTACAATTTCACCATTACTCGTAAGTTCATTGTTTATAACTAGTTCAGAaacaaattgtataaaattattgtatatttacgGTGCCTgtgagaggacatggtcggttcacttagttttctCGTGGCctcgagtttaatgcgtaaacaaacctgtgaccatagcaacccgggattatcagagatgtattcattataatattttattttgaattaagaaaatattatacaattatagaaaatattttattatcaaattattatattaaccatatgcCTTGGCTACCGGACGTTATTACGTGCCAGTGACGGCTCTATGGTGGTGCTTGACGGGGCTATAACtactttaatttgttaaaaaaaaaacacaacaggctcatttatcatttatctgacaattatgccaataaagttttgacgtgatgtgatgataaatgagcgtgttgtgttttcatttacaaatgaatctatttattcattcattataacaattattcattctatttattattaattcatgataaacttcatttgaatgctgactatcacACGCAATAAAGTCCCGTAGCCAAGGCATatggttattataataatttaataatgaaatatgttctataataaataatataataatttcgtaattcaaaataaaaaatgaatgaatactctgataatcccgggttgctatggtcacgcaggtttgtttacgcattaaactcatgGGCATGGCCACGAGAAAaacatgttgttccctcaacataacatctcgaggccacgaccaaaactaagtgaaccgaccatgtcctctcacGGGCACCGTATATATTGCATATGTAAGAGAAGAAAAGGTTGATAAGTGATTAAACAATGAGCTGCATAAAATCACTTACCTGAACATCTGACTCCAGCATCTCTACTATGATCAGCACAGTAGCTATAATGTTTACCCCATCCTTTTGATCCACAGTCCTTCAGTGTAGACTCTGGTCCTTTACACTGCACTCCATCCATCCAGATTTTTCCTGATCCAGGTCCAAAGTCAATATACTCCTAAAGCTTCTCCTCTCACAGctcagctctctacacaccactgcagcatcagtctCATCCCAGGAActatcacacactgttccccactgaccctcatgaagaacctccactcgaccagcacagcgactgtcACCATTCACCAGCCTCACACTCACACTGTCTGTCCATGAGGGATACATCATACAATATgcatacaacaataaaatattaaccaTATAGAAGTTATAAGAATAACATGTAaatcaatacaatataaaatgtttaaaaatatatattgaatttcatcTGTCCCTGAGTGTACTTACTAGCAGTGATAAGTGTAACCactgaagacaaaaaaataagtgTCAGACAGCTTTCCATCCCTTTGTTTGCCCCTCAGAAAACTAATTAATTCAGCACCAAAGTTTCTCCTCTGCtccctcaaacacactgaagaaactggctcctgtcagccccctaaagagagagagagactcacagctgccaatgacactcactgttaccttattagacacaacagaggaaatcatcaaacacaatcagtgacaaatcagaaagcagcatttttattttctccatatatatcagTAAAGTGTGAGCGGGACTCCTCCTCCAGCGTGAAGAGACACTTCACTGAGGACAGACTCGTGTCAGTCATAAGTCAGTGTGGAGATAAGTATTTTATGATTTTCAAATCATATTTATAAAGCACGCAGCCATTTGATGAACAGGGACTCCTCCCTCCCTCTGATTAGAGACACTTAATGTGGAGAAAACACACAATAATAGAGGGGTGACAAAAGTCCAAACATACAGGAAACGGACTTCACGTGACCGGAAACCATTCCAGTTTATTAACAAGATCAAAGCCCACACTTTTCTCAGATATAGAAATACTAACACTCCAATAACAATTGCTACGTGCCTTCATGCTTCTCGCtttgatttcatgttgtagaAGAATATTAGTTATAAaatcaaatgttctttttttaaatatctgttttaagGGCTACTGTTATTCAGAAGTCTATTTTAGCAATGCTTGGTCAAGTTCACAGTTAGTGCATATACTTAATAAATTTAGggccggtttcacagacagggcttagactaagccaggattcgGCCcagagttcaattaaaaaaaaattaaaataaaaaaacattaaaagtgatCGTGCACCACAGCAAGTAAGTACCAGTAGGGTGGACCCATACTACAGCATTCGTTGCTCTGCCTTTAACACATCCAAGTGGACCACAACATCACTGTGAAAACACCACACGGAGCAGGGTGGACATTTAAGGGGACCTTTTAGggaaatttaagtaattttgtatttattatattcttaCTGGTCGTGCATCTTGAGACACAACAACAGGCACTGATATTTTTTAAACTCATCAGTGCAAGTTTCGCTTTCAGTTGAAAAACAGCTCAGTACTTACCAGTTTTAGTCTTGGATCCTGGCTTCAGCGGTTCTGTGAAAAATGGTGGGGGGGGAAGTATATTAGTAGGGCattttgttttgagaaaaacCTAAAAATAGTAAGAAATAAAGACAATGGAAATTATATCCTATGGTCTCGCACCAGTTCATCACACAATAGCCACGTGTGGGGTGGCGTAAACAAAAAATGAgcgacacccacacacacacaacacagcaaaCAAGACACACTCCCGTGCAAAAGTCTGATGCAgtcacattgtttttgttttttttaagacgtTATGCTTTCCTCATGGGCTGCATTATTGATTCCCCCAAAAATAGCAGAAAAAtatcttttgtgaaattattatgtgcaatttaaaataacagttttatagttttaatcgacttttaaaaatcataatttattccgctgaaacaaagctaaattttcaagcATTTGTTACTCTCCAGTCTTCCTTCAGAATTCaatctaatgtgctgatttataatcaatgttagaaaaatttttgctgcttcatattcaGCTTTAGGATCTGtggtacttttttttcaggaatcattgataaataaaaagttaaaagtacacagcgtttattcaaaatagaaattttgtgttacaacaTACACTATTATCAAACGTTGGGGTCAGTAAACGTGCTtctttcttattcttcttctgtttaagaaattaatacttttatccagcaatgCTAGGTTAGTGTAAACTTCATGAGACAGTATGATAGTAAAAGACATAccgtatattgttagaaaagattactACTATTTGCATAAAAGTTattcttttatgcttttattcatcaaataatcaaaaaaaagaaagtatcacaggttccaaaaaaacaaaaaacaacaaaaaaaaacacttattatcaGAGCATCACAATAGGttgtcaacactgtaaataaatatcaagcatatttagaatgatttttgaaggatcatgcgacacatCATGTAGCatattgatgctgaaaaattcagcgcTGCGacagagaataaaataaatacattttaaactatattaaaataggaaaccactATTTATATTTCACcagtataatgtgttttttttctgtattttttaatcaaataaatatagccttgagAGCATAATGAGACTccagtaaaaatcattaaaaatctctAATTGTTTTGAACGGCAGTGCTATATAAAAACCTAATTAATGGGCCACTTGACTGCGCTGCGcgcaccacacaaacacaaatcagaGCAGAGAAACTTGTGTATTGGCCCGCTGCCccgcgacttttattaataaaaatagctatgatactggatcgctctttttttttttttacagttctgtgGATCGCTACATATATTACTCAACAACGAGgaggtaaaatcgctgttttaaCTAAACTCGCagctttatttttgtagaaaagaGGTAGGTACAGATGCAGGTAATTCACAAAACACaaactttcatctctctctctctctgcaaaaTTGTTCCATATTtctaacgtaaaaaaaaaacagttgacttATATTAAAGATTTGACCATCTTCCTAAATCGACATTTACGACATTGTCTTAATTCCTCTTTCTTCTTTCGTTAAATGGAAATCGCGCTTCATGCTTCGGTGAATAAGATATTAACATCGAGATCACAtctccattacagcgtacaaaacgaATCCGTAGCGAAAACTGGCAGGAGTGGGTTGTACAAAAGAACAGTGTGAATTAAACAATATGGTACACCATTTtgatcgagttttaatatttattagctaaacaaacgcgcTAACGCTCCTACTTTTTGTCACCAAGAACAATactagttcaagcaagagtacagcgcggAATGTtgtacccggatgagcctgtgttgttattagcttttacaggtgtTATCAAGGGATAACTGGTACCTGggaatgtcacgactgaccaatcagaatcaagtattcaaccagagccgtgtaataatgtaaaaaaatcgGTAAGTAAAAGATTGAGCTGTTGGGGTTCTAATGTTCTGCTGTAAGCATCTATTAAGTCATAATATATTgaagttattttaatgtgattCATATGGTGAGTTATTAGAGAAGAAATATGACTTTTAAACATGTTACATGTGTTTGATTATACATATAACTCAACACTTCTACAGCATGTGAAAATGATGCATAGgagtaatattcatatttatcgATTAATATCACACACTGATCACAAACAAACTATGGGagacaaatagtttttttttgcttcctATTAAAGTAACTTTATTAATGCATCCAAAGTAAATGAAATTTTTTCAGCATTCTCCACTCACAAACTGCAGTACTTGCTGTGATGATGCCGAGGGCTGTGAAATCACTGATGGTCATTTATGGCTTATATTTAGGAGCAATTGATTGTCACCAGCAGCATTGTGCATTAAAAGGTAAGATCAGACATTTGACTTCAGGGTTTGTGTAATGTCTTattgaaatgcacacacacacaaaaaaaaattgtctgaaaaGTTTTTTATTGCTATTAGCAAGGCCAAAATACAAAACACCAATCTCAAAAAGGCATAGAAGGCATTAGaagtaatacaaaaaaagaacacTGGTGGTGGAAACGTGAAAAACCCCAAGATGTGACATATCAATAACAATATCACTCAAACCTTGTTGTTCAAATTTGTTGAACTGAGGCAGTGGGTGATCATTGGGACATATCTTCTTTGTTTGActcctcctccacatcatcataatctgttattaaaaatatacaaaaaatcagGTCAAATGTTGTAATTggatgaatattttaaaagtataaaaaacgctgggaaaatgtacaaaaaattacaatattgtcATGGTCCGTCAGAGGAGGAAAACGAGGGGAGCAGACTTACACAaacttgattttaattaaacaaaccaaAGGAGAGGAACACAACACAGGGAGCGCAGTAGTAGTAACATAACAACGGGATGACTTATTTAACAGCAGACAGCAAATGAGAGGCAAGAACACACTTAAAACTATACCAGAAACAAATGGGACACCACCACTGGGCAACAATAAGAAcgaaatggggaacacctggactAAATGAACATatggacaggaacaggaaggaccaaatttAAGGGCAAGGCGaaggcacatggggagcaaaaacacacacaaaacatggaacaaaGTCTGATAAATAAAGATGTTAATAAAATGAGAACAAAAGGGTTACAGTAACAACTACCAACAGGTTTCTCACATCTTCACTGACACTCAtcacatcatcatactcctcctgaaCTCCCTCTGATAAAAAACATGTCATCTCATT contains:
- the LOC109053014 gene encoding scavenger receptor cysteine-rich type 1 protein M130-like, which translates into the protein MDGVQCKGPESTLKDCGSKGWGKHYSYCADHSRDAGVRCSETINYGRFTRLADGPHLCSGRLEVLYGNTWYTVCAAAFDQQDAEVVCRELDCGAPVQVLGAAAFGKGGTQMWTQEIQCRGNELLIRLCPTSNDTKCSQDNNVGLICSGYTDLRLVNGPDICSGRVERQYFSKWGTVCDACWDMRAASVLCRQLNCGIAVSVVGSDWFGEGTDEIWTDVFDCDGNERKLSECSISSWSRAECSHSRDVGVICSGESILL